The Euleptes europaea isolate rEulEur1 chromosome 19, rEulEur1.hap1, whole genome shotgun sequence genome includes a window with the following:
- the MED31 gene encoding mediator of RNA polymerase II transcription subunit 31 codes for METDDAGNRVRFQLELEFVQCLANPNYLNFLAQRGYFKDKAFVNYIKYLLYWKEPEYAKYLKYPQCLHMLELLQYEHFRKELVNAQCAKFIDEQQILHWQHYSRKRMRLQQALADQQQQQNSASIK; via the exons ATGGAGACGG ATGATGCAGGAAACCGGGTTCGGTTCCAGCTGGAGCTGGAATTTGTGCAGTGCCTGGCAAACCCCAATTACCTAAACT TTCTTGCCCAGAGAGGATACTTCAAAGACAAAGCATTTGTAAACTATATAAAGTACCTGCTGTACTGGAAGGAACCGGAGTACGCCAAATACCTAAA GTACCCTCAGTGTTTGCACATGCTGGAGCTGCTCCAGTACGAGCACTTCCGGAAAGAACTGGTGAACGCCCAGTGTGCCAAGTTCATCGACGAGCAGCAGATTCTCCACTGGCAGCACTATTCCCGCAAGCGGATGCGTCTTCAGCAGGCGCTGGCGgatcagcagcagcaacagaataGTGCCTCCATCAAATGA